A window of the Streptomyces sp. NBC_01351 genome harbors these coding sequences:
- the def gene encoding peptide deformylase, translating to MRQRPIPGTTGHVRPMSLLGDPVLHSVCAEVTEFGPELGRLIEDMFATMYAAEGVGLAANQIGVGQRVFVYDCPDDEDVRHVGHIVNPRLVSVDGDEFLGPEGCLSLPGLEAGTPRFDRAVVEGVTSDGAAVRIEGTGFFARCLQHECDHLAGAVYADRVTGLRARRLRRAIRKTPWGAAAAWPQG from the coding sequence ATGCGACAGCGCCCCATCCCCGGTACCACCGGCCACGTCCGCCCCATGAGCCTCCTGGGCGACCCGGTGCTCCATTCCGTTTGTGCGGAGGTCACCGAATTCGGCCCGGAACTCGGGCGGCTCATCGAGGACATGTTCGCGACGATGTACGCCGCCGAGGGCGTCGGCCTCGCCGCGAACCAGATCGGCGTGGGGCAGCGGGTGTTCGTGTACGACTGCCCGGACGACGAGGACGTCCGGCACGTCGGGCACATCGTGAACCCGAGGCTGGTCTCCGTGGACGGGGACGAGTTCCTCGGGCCGGAGGGGTGTCTGTCCCTGCCGGGGCTGGAGGCGGGCACGCCGCGGTTCGACCGGGCGGTCGTGGAGGGGGTCACCTCGGACGGCGCGGCCGTGCGGATCGAGGGGACGGGGTTCTTCGCGCGGTGCCTGCAGCACGAGTGCGATCACCTGGCCGGTGCGGTGTACGCGGACCGCGTGACGGGACTCCGGGCCCGCCGCCTGCGGCGGGCCATCCGCAAGACCCCATGGGGCGCGGCGGCCGCCTGGCCCCAGGGCTGA